One segment of Olsenella uli DSM 7084 DNA contains the following:
- the atpB gene encoding F0F1 ATP synthase subunit A, translating into MNPLDKLSGEMDELLEGFMSHAIVGDTTVGLTNYIFWMCVALALLLACVLMFKKRQARGLVPQGIFVNGMEYVVEFVRDDMCKSILGDTWKRHFPFLAAIFFFIVCNSIVGVIPGCHPGTGTIGVTAALAFCSFTYFIVVGCKRMGILGYIKSLAPKGVSFPMNVLVWAIELVSTFLRLITLAVRLFCNMFAGHVVMGTFAILASLFVEPLLQGFSAAALGQAGASVFWVVLLIIIYLVEILVGIIQAYVFTLLSAVYIQLVESE; encoded by the coding sequence GTGAACCCGCTTGACAAGCTCTCAGGGGAGATGGACGAGCTGCTCGAGGGCTTTATGTCCCATGCCATCGTGGGTGACACGACCGTTGGCCTCACCAACTACATCTTCTGGATGTGCGTTGCGCTGGCGCTCCTGCTCGCCTGTGTCCTCATGTTCAAGAAGAGGCAGGCGCGCGGCCTGGTTCCGCAGGGCATTTTTGTGAACGGCATGGAGTACGTCGTCGAGTTCGTTCGCGATGACATGTGCAAGTCCATCCTGGGCGACACCTGGAAGAGGCACTTCCCCTTCCTTGCAGCCATCTTCTTCTTCATCGTCTGCAACAGCATCGTGGGCGTCATCCCTGGCTGCCATCCCGGTACGGGCACCATCGGCGTCACTGCCGCACTCGCCTTCTGCTCCTTCACCTACTTCATCGTAGTCGGGTGCAAGCGTATGGGCATCCTAGGCTACATCAAGAGCCTTGCGCCCAAGGGCGTGTCGTTCCCCATGAACGTGCTCGTTTGGGCCATCGAGCTCGTCTCGACGTTCCTGCGTCTCATCACCCTCGCCGTTCGACTCTTTTGCAATATGTTTGCAGGCCATGTCGTCATGGGCACCTTTGCCATCCTTGCGTCCCTCTTTGTCGAGCCGCTCCTGCAGGGCTTCTCGGCGGCCGCCCTGGGACAGGCGGGCGCCTCTGTCTTCTGGGTCGTTCTTCTGATCATTATCTATCTGGTCGAGATTCTCGTCGGTATCATCCAGGCGTACGTCTTCACGCTACTCTCGGCCGTCTACATCCAGCTTGTCGAGAGCGAGTAG
- the atpE gene encoding ATP synthase F0 subunit C → MGVIGYGLGVIGAAIGIGLAAYGATTSMARQPEVQGRLFTTFILASAFVEALALIGFVVTLIAS, encoded by the coding sequence GTGGGAGTCATTGGTTACGGTCTTGGTGTTATCGGTGCTGCTATCGGCATTGGCCTGGCGGCCTATGGCGCCACCACTTCCATGGCGCGTCAGCCTGAGGTCCAGGGTCGCCTCTTTACGACCTTCATCCTTGCGTCGGCTTTCGTCGAGGCGCTGGCGCTCATCGGCTTCGTCGTTACGCTCATCGCCTCCTAG
- the atpF gene encoding F0F1 ATP synthase subunit B — protein sequence MNRKMKGMGVRGRVAASAAAAVLLAPTTALAEISGADILLPKPAEFVPALLAFLVIWIVLAKFAWPSILGMMEERQQKIQDDLEAAEESRAQAAEEAKNYTAQITEAHREAEAIISKARKDATEERTQILAKAQREAADIISKAHGAVGSERKKAMIELSGQVVDLSVEIAGKIIGNDLSEAEQRKLAEKYLAEVSAPHGR from the coding sequence ATGAACAGGAAAATGAAGGGGATGGGGGTCAGGGGACGCGTTGCTGCCTCGGCGGCAGCCGCGGTGCTCCTTGCGCCGACGACAGCTCTCGCTGAGATCAGCGGCGCCGACATCCTACTTCCGAAACCCGCCGAGTTCGTCCCGGCTCTGCTGGCCTTCCTCGTTATCTGGATCGTCCTGGCCAAGTTCGCATGGCCTTCGATCCTGGGAATGATGGAGGAACGTCAGCAGAAGATCCAGGATGACCTCGAGGCGGCCGAGGAGTCCAGGGCCCAGGCAGCCGAGGAGGCCAAGAACTACACGGCCCAGATCACGGAGGCGCATCGCGAGGCCGAGGCAATCATCTCCAAGGCCAGGAAGGACGCCACCGAGGAGCGTACCCAGATCCTGGCCAAGGCCCAGCGCGAGGCAGCCGACATCATCTCCAAGGCGCACGGTGCCGTAGGCTCCGAACGCAAGAAGGCCATGATCGAGCTGTCTGGCCAGGTCGTCGACCTCTCCGTCGAGATCGCCGGGAAGATCATCGGCAACGACCTCAGCGAGGCCGAGCAGCGTAAGCTGGCCGAGAAGTACCTTGCAGAAGTGAGCGCTCCCCATGGCCGGTAA
- a CDS encoding F0F1 ATP synthase subunit delta produces the protein MAGKHSDEAKVEAYARALIDAGRSEGRANADLVQWRHACKFSPEVLETLTAMRGGDDISLVDAVSKKYKEILDSEDETVSVTVTTSVPMDDNLREKVRSKVAADMQVPIYLVERVDPSILGGIVIEAYGKRFDASVRAQLANIRKTLASTFVGSEEQ, from the coding sequence ATGGCCGGTAAGCACAGTGACGAAGCCAAGGTCGAGGCCTACGCACGGGCTCTCATCGACGCCGGGAGGAGCGAGGGGAGAGCAAATGCCGACCTCGTGCAGTGGCGACATGCCTGCAAGTTCTCTCCCGAGGTCCTCGAGACGCTGACGGCCATGCGTGGGGGGGACGACATCTCTCTCGTGGATGCGGTGTCCAAGAAGTACAAGGAGATTCTCGACTCCGAGGACGAGACCGTCTCGGTCACGGTCACCACATCGGTGCCCATGGATGACAATCTGCGCGAGAAGGTACGCTCCAAGGTGGCGGCCGATATGCAGGTGCCTATCTACCTTGTGGAGAGGGTCGACCCCTCCATCTTGGGCGGTATCGTGATCGAGGCATACGGCAAGCGCTTCGACGCGTCCGTCCGGGCGCAGCTTGCCAACATCCGCAAGACGCTCGCCTCGACCTTCGTCGGAAGTGAAGAGCAATGA
- the atpA gene encoding F0F1 ATP synthase subunit alpha has translation MTDKISSSKIMSTLRERLAQVNATVDDQEASVVTEVGDGIAHVSGLKTAMAGELLEFTSSGSGRSVFGLAQNLDVDEVGAVLFGEVDAVKEGDECRTTGRVMDIPVGNAMLGRVVNPLGQPVDGLGAIDTDARRPIEFKAPGIMERQPVCEPVQTGLIAIDAMVPIGRGQRELIIGDRKTGKTAIAIDAIVNQRDTDMICIYVAIGQKASTVAAIKETFARQGVLDKTIIVAATAADSAPMQYIAPMAGAAIGEYFMYNDESGNPADRDHPGRHVLVVYDDLSKQAVAYRQMSLTLHRPPGREAYPGDIFYLHSRLLERACKMSDANGGGSLTALPIIETQEGDVSAYIPTNVISITDGQIYLQSNLFFQGQRPAVDVGISVSRVGGAAQIKAMKQVAGTLRLDLASYREKQAFAQFGSDLDATTQYQLNHGAHMMEMLKQGRYAALDVADQVISIYAAKEDFIDDIDLDHVTLFRDGLARFMAERYPQVRVALLNGKIDDALGEKIKQGLSSYKSEFLVEHPNRAKAVDVEEMAEGTVDRDAEISGKAQE, from the coding sequence ATGACAGACAAGATTAGTTCGTCGAAGATCATGAGCACCCTGCGCGAGCGCCTCGCTCAGGTCAACGCGACGGTCGACGACCAGGAGGCGTCGGTCGTCACCGAGGTTGGCGACGGCATCGCCCACGTCTCCGGCCTCAAGACCGCCATGGCCGGTGAGCTCCTGGAGTTCACGAGTTCCGGAAGCGGGCGCAGCGTCTTTGGCCTTGCGCAGAACCTCGATGTCGACGAGGTTGGCGCGGTCCTGTTTGGCGAGGTGGATGCCGTCAAAGAGGGTGATGAGTGCCGCACTACGGGTCGTGTCATGGACATCCCGGTGGGCAACGCCATGTTGGGGCGCGTCGTGAACCCGCTCGGCCAGCCCGTCGACGGGCTGGGTGCCATCGACACCGACGCTCGTCGCCCCATCGAGTTCAAGGCCCCTGGCATCATGGAGCGCCAGCCGGTGTGCGAGCCCGTCCAGACCGGGCTCATCGCCATCGACGCCATGGTCCCCATCGGCCGTGGCCAGCGCGAGCTCATCATCGGTGACCGCAAGACGGGCAAGACCGCCATCGCCATCGACGCCATCGTGAACCAGCGCGACACAGACATGATCTGCATCTACGTCGCCATCGGCCAGAAGGCGTCGACCGTCGCCGCCATCAAGGAGACCTTTGCGCGCCAGGGCGTCCTCGACAAGACGATCATCGTCGCCGCGACTGCTGCGGATTCTGCCCCCATGCAATACATTGCGCCCATGGCAGGCGCTGCCATCGGCGAGTACTTCATGTACAACGACGAGAGCGGGAACCCTGCCGATCGGGATCATCCGGGTCGTCACGTCCTCGTCGTCTACGACGACCTCTCGAAGCAGGCCGTCGCCTACCGTCAGATGTCGCTCACGCTGCACCGCCCACCTGGACGCGAGGCATATCCTGGCGACATTTTCTATCTGCACTCGCGCCTGCTCGAACGCGCCTGCAAGATGTCTGACGCCAACGGCGGTGGGTCCCTTACGGCGCTCCCCATCATCGAGACGCAGGAGGGCGACGTCTCCGCCTACATCCCGACGAACGTCATCTCCATCACGGACGGCCAGATATACCTGCAGTCCAACCTCTTCTTCCAGGGCCAGCGACCGGCGGTCGACGTGGGCATCTCGGTGTCGCGCGTCGGCGGCGCCGCACAGATCAAGGCCATGAAGCAGGTGGCTGGCACGCTCCGCCTCGACCTTGCGTCCTACCGAGAGAAGCAGGCCTTCGCCCAGTTCGGCAGCGACCTCGACGCCACGACGCAGTATCAGCTCAACCACGGCGCGCACATGATGGAGATGCTCAAGCAGGGCCGCTATGCTGCCCTTGATGTCGCAGACCAGGTCATCTCCATCTACGCGGCGAAGGAGGACTTCATCGATGACATCGACCTGGACCATGTGACCCTGTTCCGTGATGGGCTCGCGAGGTTCATGGCCGAGAGGTACCCGCAGGTCCGTGTCGCGCTTCTCAACGGCAAGATCGATGACGCGCTGGGAGAGAAGATCAAGCAGGGTCTTTCCAGCTACAAGAGCGAGTTCCTTGTCGAGCATCCCAACAGGGCCAAGGCCGTGGATGTCGAGGAGATGGCCGAGGGAACGGTCGACCGCGACGCCGAGATTTCCGGGAAGGCTCAGGAGTAG